From Primulina huaijiensis isolate GDHJ02 chromosome 15, ASM1229523v2, whole genome shotgun sequence, one genomic window encodes:
- the LOC140958758 gene encoding MADS-box protein AGL24-like: protein MVRQKIEINRIDNLTARQVTFSKRRRGLFKKAQELSTLCDAELGLIAFSATGKLFSFSSSSMTQLIQKHKLLTDKSNKLRKWPPQEDQPENNGNEGLKKELMERTIELQRLKGEELQGLGLDDLIRLEKLVEGGLSRVGKTKELELEEENAMLKQQAEVIQI from the exons ATGGTGAGACAGAAGATTGAGATAAACAGAATCGATAACTTGACAGCGAGACAGGTTACATTTTCCAAGAGGAGAAGAGGGCTTTTCAAGAAAGCTCAGGAGCTCTCCACTCTTTGTGACGCGGAGCTTGGCCTCATCGCTTTTTCTGCTACTGGGAAGCTCTTCTCTTTCTCCAGCTCCAG CATGACACAACTCATTCAAAAGCATAAGCTGCTGACAGACAAGTCCaacaaattaagaaaatggCCTCCTCAAGAAGATCAG CCTGAAAATAACGGCAATGAAGGGCTGAAAAAGGAGCTTATGGAGAGGACAATTGAATTACA GCGACTCAAGGGAGAAGAGCTTCAAGGACTTGGGCTGGACGATTTGATAAGACTAGAGAAATTGGTCGAGGGAGGATTGAGCCGTGTTGGAAAAACAAAG GAACTGGAACTAGAGGAAGAGAATGCAATGTTAAAACAACAGGCAGAGGTGatacaaatataa